The Raphanus sativus cultivar WK10039 chromosome 6, ASM80110v3, whole genome shotgun sequence sequence AGGAAGAGAACATGGACATGGTATAACCACTGTTATGGTAACTAAAGAACTAATATTATGGCttctaaaaactttttttaatgaAAGAACTAATAAGAACTTCCAAAAAACGAAAATGATGGGGATGTAAGAAACAAAACTGAATTTTTTTCTACAACATGAAAGAGTATTGGGTACATGTTGTTTGTACACCAAAACATTTAGCCAATCTATATTGAGAATCAcaaaatggaaaagaaaaataagtgaAAGAAACTTCATATCGAATGAAGCCGGCcatgtttttatagttttaatgaTGATACTCATCTCGAAGTTTCAGATTTTCTAGTTGATCCAGACACTATCAATGAACAATGAGATCAATCTGATGTAATAGTTATTTTCTTGGAGAAGATAACGCTTCATGTTttatgctatatattttgttgtaaAATACATGTgatgtttaatgtttatattaatgcatatttataactattttaaattcaaaaagtaCCTTAGAGACTCAGAGATATATGTTTGGAAAATAGTGCTTCAAACATGataattaaatataagaaatatttctccagatttaaagtaaaatattatgCTAAAAGCGTAAATACAATATCTAGTAATGGAAACTATTATAAACTTTGGAAGAGTCAGATTTTGAAGGCCAATAAGAATcaagtttaaaataaatgatgctTAATATTTCCTAGAGTCCCATAAAAATTTATTGAGTTTTAAGGAAATCTGGagaaataaatatcatattGAGAATATAATTAGAAGTGGCATTGAATATCTTTGGAGGAACTCTCCTTTTACCTCATTTTCTATACAATTATTCATGTTACCTTCATTAGAGAgacattttcacaaatacatAAAGTACGAGGTTTCATCAAAGAAGTAAAACACTATTATACTCTTAATTACTtcatagatatataaatataaactcaaaTGAATTGACAGGGGCATGCACAAGAATTCGAAACCGCATCCCTAAAATCTAAACACTAAGTCTAGAATAGCTAACCATATGGATATAAGTGTCTATTTACTTCTTTAAAACTAAGGGTGAATGTGGttaaagtaaaaatgaaaaaatagtaTTAAGAATTGGtaatttaagaaatttattatatttttactttactTCAGAGAGAAAACATATATTAGAAGAGTTGAAAATGTTATCCTCTGTATTTATTGTACAAATAAGCATGACTAAGTCATATGCCATAGTAAACGTTGAAAATGGTATTAACAATGTGGTAATTTAAGcaattttttatatctttgCATTACCccagagaaaaaaacatatattggaATTGGAAGAGTTAAAAATGTTATTCTTTGGATTTGTTGTACAAAATAAACATGACTGAGTCATATGTTAtagtaaacatgaaaaatgtattAAGAATGCGGTAATTTAAGAAATTTCTTATTGAAAAAGTTAAAATGTTATTCTCTGAATTTATTGTACAAAATTAGCATGACTGAGTCATATGCCATAGTAAACATGAAGTTTACTAGTACATTTAAATTCTAGCATGAAAGGTTAGAATATCATGGTTTAGTCAAGATGAAGAAAATAGTGCAAAATTCAAATGTTCATCCattgaaaatgaaatttttttacaaaCGAGCAAAGTTACATATAATGCATGTTCTCaatgaaaatttataacttATCCATCACTAGTTAAATTTGAGAATAAATcaccaattttttaaaaagaatcatGGTGATATACagtaaaaattctataaattaatatttgatcTTTGAATGAAATCAGTTCCACTTGTGTGTTGATCAATAACCAATTGAAGACTATTATGATCTAAAATATGAAGATAATAAGAATTATCAAAGTTATCATAGGTTTGATGAAGAAAATCAGTCGAAGGCTGAGCGACTGGTCAAATAATAGACAGAGCGACGAGGTTGAATCTTGAGACATCGAAGCTCAAATAGAAGAAACGAAAAAGACGAAGCAATGAGTCAACGTTTTAATCAACAAGAAACACTACCCAGATCCGTCAAGCGAATAATCTGAGTAAGAAACTAATGAAAATAGTGAAATCAGCTTGATATATCATTATAAGTTTAATATGTAATGTGTTAATTTATATCATTATTGTTTTACGAAATATTTTGTGTTCATATAAGATTTTATCTGTGCTTTTAATATTCTATAGTCAAGGtaagattttatataaatataactagatagtaataatattcaaaacagaataaatCATTTATGTGTTGTATTTCGcaattgttttaatttatttttaacatattagaattgaaacaaaataatacatttttaatatatatgtctttcttggtttcaataaaattttaattttttcgaaACAATCTTATATTTGATTATGTACGATTGATAAATAACCTGCAAAAATTGATTTTCGTAAAAATATCAGTTGTAATCCGTTCTACTatactataaaaataataaaatatttgttacttTCAactaacaaatatttataaataatatttactttagtatcaaaaatttataaagtttcattttataaattatagataTCACTGATTTAGTATTTActttcataatatttttcataagtTGAAGTTATTTGACAAATGACACTAACACTCAGTACACAagttaaataaaactatttccATGAATCCTTTTGTAATGTTTGACGATTTTATTCAGCCTTAGCTATATGACACATTATATTTTTCCATTTTGCTAATATAATACcaaattttcttaaaacataatataaaaatctatGTCATATTCAATCTTCAAATAAGGATGGTCACTTTATAAGTGTACTAAATTCTCAAATTCGAATAGGAGTTTCAAGATGTTTTCTAGCTTTGCATATGGGATGAGAGCATAAGGGATTAAATATCTATAACTCCTCAACAAATATCGGTAAGCAAATTAAACATAAAGTCAAACATTCCAGTATCACATTTACACCTCAACTTCTCTCTTCTCCAGATTATTGTCGGCGTCAACATCTACACATTACCAAAACCATCTCAAATCCCATTTAGTATTATGAAGCAACAAAGTCACGGGTTGGTTATAGAACACTAGAAAGAAGTAATAATGGTAGGTGTAAAAAAGCAGTCTGAatgaatataaacatatttaatgATTTAATTATGCGTTAATAACAAGAGAGAGAAGTCAACGCATAGCCGAAGTTGTAGATGAAAGAAGTCAAACATGGTAAAAAATCTTTCAGTAATCGGCAAATTGGAACACAAAGAAGACCTGGTCACACACACGTCCGCGTTACGTAAATGAGAAATTAACCTGGTCTAGGCCCGCGTCAAAGCCGACCCAAAAAGCAGCCACGCCTTTGACATTGGACCGCAtcgcaccaaaaaaaaaatgaaaaaggagaaaaaatcataaatgtgtgaaaaataatgaaaatggTTGTCATGTTCATTGAATCATTCAATACGCTTCTTCCTCACCTCATTCTTGGTTGTCAAAATTCCCTCAAGAACCTTCTGACTTCTCAATAAGCTCCGCCGCGTGAAATCTTCTTTAAACTCCGGTAAAGCAACGCCGCGATGTCTTTCCTGTTCCGTAAGAACGGGAGTAGTTCACGGAGGCGAATCAAAGAGAAACTTCGAGGTCGGATTTCAGATCGCGGGAAGAGAGGAGGAggcgaaggagaagaagagagagtcAGAAACGATTCGTTACCTCCGCCGCCATCTCCTTGGGGGTTTCTGTTCCCAGAGGATTTCGTGAGAATCGATGGTAATCTGAAGGCTGTTATTGTAGATGAAGAAGGATTAGATGTGATTTACTGGAAAAGGCTTATCGAGCTTGACAGTAGCGGCTCgaaaaaccctaaacctagGAGAGGAGGAGTTAAATCGGATGGTGGATTCAGAAGAAGTGGatcagatgaagaagaagaagaagaagaaggattcTACAGAGGATCGGTGGGTAGTAATCAGAAGGATGATGAATCGGCGTTTTCGTTTCATGTGAAGAACGATCAGAGTAAGAGAAACGATAGTGTTGAAGGAGGGAGATactactcttcttcttcctcttcttcaaccTCTGCTGCTTCGTCTTCACGCCCTTCTTCTACAGGCGGGGTTGGTGGAAAACAATCCCAATCCAAATTTCAAGCTCCTGGCAACGCCTCATTTCCCCTTTCTTCATCGCATATACCGGCGAACCAAATCattggcggtggtggtggtagtgGTCGTTATCCGCCACTTCCTCTTCCTCCAGGTCAATTCGGGGTGTCTTCTTCGACTATGCCACCGCCTCACGGCTCATTTCCCTCTTCTCCGTCCCAGATTCCGCCTATGcaaaccggtggtggtggtggtggtagtggTGGTAGTGGTGGTAGTGGTGGTAGTGGtggtagtggtggtggtggtagtggTGGTAGTGGTGGTAGTGGTAGtggtagtggtggtggtggtagtggTAGTGGTCTTTCGCCGCCACTTCCGCTTCCTCCGGGTCAATTCTCTGCAGCAATTGGGTCTTCCTCTACATCGCCGTTGCGTCTTACAGTCAACCAAGCTATACCAAATGTTCCACCTAACCAAACGTCCACACCGCCTCCACCATTAGCTGGGGCGCCACCACCGCCTCCACCGCCATCTGCTGGGGCACCACCTCCGCCTCCACCACCTAAGAAAGCACCtgctccaccaccacctcctcctcctggtAAGAAGGCACCTGGGCCGCCACCACCGCCTCCAATGTCGAAAACTGGCCCACCTAAACCACCAGGTAAAGGGAAAGGACCAACCAAGGCAGCTGAGAGCTCTTCTTCAGCCATAAGCAAAGAGGATCCAGCGCAGCCAAAGCTCAAGCCTTTACATTGGGATaaggttaatcctgatgccAGCCACTCTATGGTGTGGCATAGGATCGATGGTGGCTCCTTCAAGTAAGCTTATCTTTACTGTCTCTGTATACAATCTTCTAGGATTTGTTAGTTCTCATTactttgtattttattttcttgggtTAAAGCTTTGATGGTGATCTCATGGAGGCTCTCTTTGGTTACGTTGGCGCTCGAAAGCCAAGTGAAGCTAACACTGTACCTCAGAAACCCACTGTATCAACCACCCAGACTTACATTCTCGATCCTAGGAAATCTCAGAACAAAGCTATTGTCCTTAAATCTCTGGGAATGACTAAGGAAGAGATCATTGACTTGTTAACAGAAGGCCATGATGCCGATACTGATACCCTTGAGAAGCTTTCCGGAATAGCTCCAACCCCAGAAGAACAGACAGAGATCTTAGAGTTCAGTGGCGACACGACGAAACTTGCTGATGCAGAGTCTCTGCTCTTTCACATCTTACGAGCAGTTCCTTCAGCGTTTAACAGGTTCAACGTCATGCTATTCAAGATCAACTACGGCTCAGAGGTTGCTCAACAAAAGGGCTCTTTACAGACACTTGAATCCGCGTGCAACGAGCTACGTGCTCGTGGGTTGTTCATGAAACTTCTAGAGGCGATCTTGAAAGCAGGTAACAGAATGAACGCTGGGACCGCTCGAGGAAATGCTCAGGCTTTCAATTTGACAGCTCTAAGGAAACTGTCAGATGTGAAGAGTGTTGATGGGAAAACTACTTTGCTTCACTTTGTTGTCGAAGAAGTTGTGAGATCCGAGGGAAAACGAGCTGCAATGAGTAAGATCTCAGGTGGTGATATTGCAGATGCATCTAGAGAAGACCAAGAGACTGAATTTGTAAAGCTAGGTTTACCCATTATAGGTGGGCTTAGTTCAGAGTTCACCAATGTGAAGAAAGCAGCTGGTATAGACTATGACGCTTTTGTAGCTACGACCTTGTCTTTAGGGACCCGGTTGAAAGAAACAAAACGGCTGTTAGACCAAAGCAAAGGGAAAGAAGATGGGTGTTTGACAAAGCTGAGATCTTTCTTCGAATCTGCAGAGGAAGAACTGAGAGTTATTACAGAGGAACAGCTCAGGATCATGGACTTGGTGAAGAAGACAACGAATTATTACCAAGCTGGAGCACTGAAAGAGAGGAACCTGTTTCAGCTGTTTGTTATAATCCGTGATTTCTTAGGGATGGTTGATAATGCATGTAGTGAGATCGCAAGGAATCAACGGAAGCAGAGACCAGCAGCAACAGTAGCAGGAGGAGCATCAAGTtcaacagcagcagcaacaacaccGAGCACTGCTGCTGCACCACAAAGAAATGCGGTTAGATTTCCTATTTTGCCTCCGAATTTCATGTCAGAACATTCAAGGTACAGTTCAAGTGACTCCGACTCGGATTCTTGATAAcaaggagaaagagagattcTTTGCTTTTGTTGTATGTAAAAAGATGTTAGGGACGCTTGTTggttaagaaaacaaaaaaagagattctTTATGTTCTTTGAAAGTTGTTCTCATGATTCTACTTGTTTTGCTGTTGAATTTAAAGGTTGATTCATTATTTTCTTGGAAGTAAGGAATACTAACAGAAGTGACTTTTGCTCTTTGTTAGAATttcattttgttatatatttctttttgaaaaaactgTATATTATTGGAGTGCAACAGTAATAAAGATCAAGGCCAAGTGCTTGAATATGAATCCTGAGATAGAACAATCGGAAGCTGTTCATCTGTATTGAAAACAATCAGAAGCAAACTTAGATACAAAACACAAAAGTCATATGTTTCACTCTAAGAAAAGGATACTTGGACAATAAAACTCGCAACGGCCTTGAACAGAGCACACAACACTCTGCCCAAAGAGCCTCTTTATTATTTCATGGCTTCCTATCAAAGAACTTGGTCATGCCACGTGGCAGTTTAACGAACAAGAGCTTCATGGAAGCGCGGCTTTGACTTCTTTTCTGTCAGCTCCAAATGACTGCcaacagagagaaaaaaaagtcaACAAAGAGGATCATTAAATATAATGGAGATGTGTGAAATGGCAGACCGTGTAACTCAGTAATTACCTCAGTGCCAAATCCCTTCACGTACACATTGGTGAAAAGCTCAGAAGGTTCTGGCATTGGGCAATCCTGAAACCGCAGAGTTTGTGCGTAAGTGTCGGTTTTTTTAGCTTTGAGAGTTGAACTCCCGAATGAAAAAAAAGGAAGCAACatgaatgttatttttttttaccttagCTTTGGCAATGGCGTCATCTACTTCTTTTCTAATTTCCTTCTCCATATCCTGCACCATTTTTAGCGAATCAGATGATAAAAACATCTGAAAATATGTTTCCAGGTTTACAAAATACCTTAAGCTCCTTCTCGGTTGCTAGGTCATGAGATAGCACCAGCTTCTTTATTCTCTCAATTGGATCTCGTTCCTGAGTCATACAATAGCAAATGATGTTTCGTGGTTGACAATAACCGAGTCCTCAAACACGAAATAGATAATGCAGGTGAAGAGAGAGTAACGAACCTGTCTCACACCAGATATCTCATCTCTTGTACGGTATGTGCTCCCAGGGTCAGACATGGAGTGACCGTGGTACCTGTATGTGTCCATCTCCAGAATCTGTATACAAAGAAACGATGAATCAAGTAATTCATTTGATAGGAGAAAAGTTGGCAAGGCAAAGCTACTCTACAAATTTCATATCAAATACCACTGTCCTTTGATGTTCACTTTCACTGATTCAAATATCAGTGACTAATTTCTATCTTAGATAAGAATCAATGAACCATCTTGTCTCCCCATAAGACAACAATATTCAGATACTGGAATTCAAATCCTAGTACACAAACAAGTGACTGCAACTTTCAACTAGAAAATGCAACAGGAAAAAAATTTCCTCCTACAATGCAAATGTCCTACGGGAGAGCTACATTAGATATTATTGTCGAAACAAATTCACATAAAGTGACGGACGACAAAGGGAAAATAAAGAAATGTGAGAATACTAAAATATAGACAAGCTTACTATTGGTCCATTCTTCAAAGCATGTTCCTTAGCAAATTTGCACGCTTGTTTGACAGCAAATGCATCCATACCATCTACCTGTTCATCCCAAAAATCCAACCCAGAAACCCAATCAAACTCAAAAACAGAGTTAATACTAGAAGCATAGTACAGGAAACTGATGCATTCCAGCCTTAAAATGATACGATAATGAATGAAAACTGTAAAGTAGCAAGCTGGTCATACTTGCAACAACCTTGTGTTTCTACATGGAAACTAAGCAATTTATTTGAATCAGAAAACCAAACTAATCCATCCACAAAAACCAAAGGAGCCAACAAAGTTAAAGCTACATCAGACTCACAGTAGAAATTTTTCCAACAAACTCTGTAGTATAATGCAGAGGACATCCTATTACTAAGCAGTAGAAAAGATGAGTTTGTAAGAACCTATTGTCTTACTTGATAGTTCAAAGACACGAACTTTGTATGTACATATGATACACTTTAAAGGTAATGGTTTCACTTTCATcatacaagcctcacattgtTAGTTATGAAAAATGAGATATCAAAGAGCAAACCTTCAAACCAGGAACGTAATCACCACGCTTGTAGTAAGATGGGCTCTTGGCAGCTCTCCACTCAGCAGTTCCCATCCCATCTACACAAACCACATCCAataagaaagatcatacaaacaaacaaacaaagaaaccGTAAAAACGCTCACAGTGATTGTTCTCGCAGACGAGAATGGAAGGCAAATCCCAAAGAGCAGAGATATTCAAAGC is a genomic window containing:
- the LOC108811195 gene encoding formin-like protein 7 yields the protein MSFLFRKNGSSSRRRIKEKLRGRISDRGKRGGGEGEEERVRNDSLPPPPSPWGFLFPEDFVRIDGNLKAVIVDEEGLDVIYWKRLIELDSSGSKNPKPRRGGVKSDGGFRRSGSDEEEEEEEGFYRGSVGSNQKDDESAFSFHVKNDQSKRNDSVEGGRYYSSSSSSSTSAASSSRPSSTGGVGGKQSQSKFQAPGNASFPLSSSHIPANQIIGGGGGSGRYPPLPLPPGQFGVSSSTMPPPHGSFPSSPSQIPPMQTGGGGGGSGGSGGSGGSGGSGGGGSGGSGGSGSGSGGGGSGSGLSPPLPLPPGQFSAAIGSSSTSPLRLTVNQAIPNVPPNQTSTPPPPLAGAPPPPPPPSAGAPPPPPPPKKAPAPPPPPPPGKKAPGPPPPPPMSKTGPPKPPGKGKGPTKAAESSSSAISKEDPAQPKLKPLHWDKVNPDASHSMVWHRIDGGSFNFDGDLMEALFGYVGARKPSEANTVPQKPTVSTTQTYILDPRKSQNKAIVLKSLGMTKEEIIDLLTEGHDADTDTLEKLSGIAPTPEEQTEILEFSGDTTKLADAESLLFHILRAVPSAFNRFNVMLFKINYGSEVAQQKGSLQTLESACNELRARGLFMKLLEAILKAGNRMNAGTARGNAQAFNLTALRKLSDVKSVDGKTTLLHFVVEEVVRSEGKRAAMSKISGGDIADASREDQETEFVKLGLPIIGGLSSEFTNVKKAAGIDYDAFVATTLSLGTRLKETKRLLDQSKGKEDGCLTKLRSFFESAEEELRVITEEQLRIMDLVKKTTNYYQAGALKERNLFQLFVIIRDFLGMVDNACSEIARNQRKQRPAATVAGGASSSTAAATTPSTAAAPQRNAVRFPILPPNFMSEHSRYSSSDSDSDS